From a region of the Paenibacillus lutimineralis genome:
- a CDS encoding pectinacetylesterase family protein has protein sequence MKRINKILLTAIGGIVLILGVLVGCVYFFILEKPAEPDKWADAERYVWNKIKFDQDAQVISADGSEYYLLANKGAAAEDKVIIYFSGGGVAWDEVTAAQPISLSNVMKNGEIKYYFPNIPFFKVGTLGGLLKNNNPDNPFKDWNIVYIPYSTGDLHIGNASKEYTDAKGKPFTIRYNGQANTRAALEWMTNHFVAPEKILIAGESAGGFGAAFWAPEIAKHYPNARIYQYSDSSYLNADCWPDIIDNEWKANFAATFGYEVHGDLISSVFAANRKLLPDNAILLQSNTLYDELLYDFEKDLNGDVSDDGEYIHSWSARMLQSAGELTEVLSGYYYYITDYGLNEKTGRTPHTLSPLNHFYKAEQDGVKLMKWLDDAVNKDEYYSVGRHFVEKEG, from the coding sequence GTGAAAAGAATCAACAAGATTCTCCTGACTGCGATAGGCGGAATTGTACTTATTTTGGGTGTTTTGGTGGGTTGTGTTTATTTCTTCATACTTGAAAAGCCTGCTGAACCGGATAAATGGGCTGATGCGGAGCGCTATGTCTGGAATAAAATAAAGTTTGACCAGGATGCACAAGTAATTTCTGCCGATGGTTCGGAATACTATTTACTTGCCAATAAGGGAGCAGCTGCTGAAGATAAAGTGATCATTTATTTTTCTGGAGGCGGTGTAGCCTGGGACGAGGTGACTGCCGCGCAGCCAATCAGTCTGAGTAATGTAATGAAGAACGGTGAGATCAAATATTACTTTCCGAACATTCCATTCTTTAAAGTAGGTACGCTTGGCGGTCTGTTGAAAAATAATAACCCTGACAATCCGTTCAAGGATTGGAACATTGTATATATCCCTTATTCTACTGGTGATCTGCATATCGGGAATGCATCCAAGGAATATACGGACGCCAAAGGCAAGCCGTTCACAATACGTTACAACGGTCAAGCCAATACGCGCGCAGCATTGGAATGGATGACAAACCATTTCGTTGCGCCGGAGAAGATCCTCATTGCGGGAGAAAGCGCCGGAGGATTCGGAGCTGCTTTCTGGGCGCCTGAGATTGCGAAACACTACCCGAATGCCCGCATTTATCAATATTCGGACAGCTCCTACTTAAATGCCGACTGCTGGCCGGATATTATCGATAACGAATGGAAGGCTAACTTTGCAGCAACCTTTGGTTATGAAGTCCACGGCGATTTAATTTCGTCCGTATTCGCGGCGAACCGCAAGCTGCTCCCGGACAATGCGATACTATTACAGTCTAATACGCTCTATGATGAGCTGCTGTACGACTTTGAAAAGGATCTGAATGGTGATGTTTCGGACGATGGCGAATATATACATTCCTGGTCAGCCCGCATGCTGCAATCTGCTGGAGAGCTAACTGAAGTATTGTCAGGCTACTATTATTACATCACTGATTACGGTCTTAATGAGAAGACGGGCAGGACACCTCATACACTCTCCCCATTAAATCATTTCTACAAAGCCGAACAAGACGGGGTGAAGCTAATGAAGTGGCTAGACGATGCCGTGAATAAGGATGAATATTACTCCGTGGGGCGGCATTTTGTAGAGAAAGAGGGCTGA
- a CDS encoding cell wall hydrolase, which translates to MGVVKARNQDINMLARLLRAEAETEGEMGMLLVGNVGINRIRANCSDFKEIRTIPQMINQPHAFEALQHGMFYQNARDRERRLAQRAVNGERNWPAEFSLWYFRPGTFENPGPCPPTWYNQPLVGRWKKHCFYQPTVEECENVYNTF; encoded by the coding sequence ATGGGAGTCGTAAAAGCCAGGAACCAGGATATTAATATGTTGGCACGGTTGCTTCGAGCTGAAGCTGAGACCGAAGGCGAAATGGGCATGCTCCTTGTTGGGAATGTTGGCATTAACCGAATAAGAGCGAATTGCTCCGATTTTAAAGAGATCCGGACAATTCCCCAAATGATCAACCAGCCGCATGCGTTCGAAGCATTGCAACATGGCATGTTCTATCAAAACGCAAGAGATAGGGAACGCCGTCTGGCGCAACGGGCTGTGAATGGGGAGCGGAATTGGCCAGCCGAATTTTCCCTATGGTATTTCCGTCCAGGAACGTTCGAGAACCCCGGACCATGTCCGCCAACTTGGTATAATCAGCCGCTCGTAGGACGATGGAAGAAGCACTGTTTTTATCAACCGACCGTGGAAGAATGTGAAAATGTATATAACACGTTCTAA
- a CDS encoding response regulator transcription factor, with product MNKITILVVDDDSEIRDFIRIFLSNEGYHVLEAENGLQALEVVKTLSVQLIILDVMMAHMDGIRACLKIREISKIPIIMLSAKEEDIDIITGLTTGADDYMTKPFSLLELTARVKAQLRRQSYSVKEPDEDVIAIGDLVIDRAMHQVTVKGKEISLTPLEFSILELMASHRGHVFGVDKIYERVWKESSSISDNTVVVHIRNLREKIEANPREPRYVKTVWGVGYKIEK from the coding sequence ATGAACAAGATCACCATATTGGTTGTGGATGACGACTCCGAAATTAGGGACTTTATACGTATCTTCTTGAGTAATGAAGGATATCATGTGCTGGAAGCGGAGAATGGTTTGCAGGCACTGGAGGTTGTTAAGACATTATCCGTGCAACTGATTATTCTGGATGTGATGATGGCCCATATGGATGGAATCAGGGCGTGCCTGAAAATCCGAGAAATCTCGAAGATCCCCATTATCATGCTGTCTGCCAAAGAAGAAGACATTGATATTATAACCGGGTTGACTACCGGAGCGGATGATTATATGACCAAGCCGTTCAGTCTCCTGGAATTGACGGCCCGGGTCAAAGCGCAACTACGTCGGCAAAGCTACTCCGTCAAAGAGCCAGATGAAGACGTCATTGCCATCGGAGATTTAGTCATAGACAGGGCGATGCACCAGGTAACCGTAAAAGGAAAGGAAATATCCCTGACACCTCTTGAATTTTCCATACTCGAACTGATGGCAAGCCATCGCGGACATGTGTTCGGCGTGGATAAAATTTACGAACGGGTTTGGAAGGAGTCTTCCAGCATCTCGGATAATACAGTTGTCGTGCATATCCGAAACCTCCGGGAAAAAATTGAGGCGAATCCACGGGAACCCAGGTACGTCAAGACAGTCTGGGGGGTGGGATACAAAATTGAAAAATAA
- a CDS encoding YfbM family protein produces the protein MGIMACYLSLNDALANEVVQLDNSSIITKIEQLMEDRLCPVYEMDKCWDGLHFLLTGVSASHPIEDDPLSEAIVGVHVLDTEDFIAVIGSDELPRILASLQAVDRIALQEHFNLSAFREQQIYPNTWVDEETDERFEELTLELQNLISFYERSRDQGHDILVSIY, from the coding sequence ATGGGAATAATGGCCTGTTACTTAAGCTTGAATGATGCTTTGGCGAATGAAGTGGTACAACTGGACAATTCATCCATCATCACCAAGATTGAGCAATTGATGGAGGATCGACTCTGTCCGGTTTATGAGATGGATAAATGTTGGGACGGGCTGCATTTTCTTCTAACGGGTGTATCTGCATCCCATCCGATTGAAGATGATCCTTTGAGCGAGGCGATTGTAGGCGTCCATGTTCTGGACACAGAAGACTTCATAGCAGTCATTGGCTCGGACGAGTTGCCGCGCATTCTAGCATCACTGCAAGCCGTAGATAGGATTGCGTTACAAGAACACTTCAACCTCTCAGCATTCAGGGAACAACAGATTTATCCGAACACTTGGGTCGACGAAGAGACAGATGAGCGTTTCGAGGAGTTAACCCTGGAACTGCAAAACTTGATTTCCTTTTATGAACGCAGCCGTGACCAAGGCCATGATATATTGGTTAGTATTTACTGA
- a CDS encoding LPXTG cell wall anchor domain-containing protein, whose product MKKKISGIIVALLLLIQSLFGVSTWTANASASVQETVQEAVQETVQETVQESVQESEYGKTDDIYDSSAPVADTESILTKVVLTDMNGTVIDATYNPDGNLDIGAAVNLSYEWELSNGHGYKSGDIFTFELPSQFEIFTDIDAPLVADQGEVGRFTVDQNGKVVMTFNDYVESHSNVSGKLEIRTEFTKEIIEGSTEIIIAIQIKSGVQTIIVNLKPQGGKLIDKQGTAIGKDRIDWTVQVNKSLDKIKHAVITDVMPEGLELIADSVEVYHLQVNGHGSTVLGDKVEAGKYTVETDGAAKLVLAFQDETISKAYEIRFSTKLTNEQLQFENTAALSGDGMEDTHSTATVTVNRGEFLEKWYNQDMDTGIIAWTVKYNFSEKKIPRDQAVITDEFSEIHILVDDSLKVYKGDSTDVKDLLSTDEYTATIGTNGFKLEFKKDIDSPYTVVYQTKPVDRTIADGQQVKNKVVSGESFKEVVTPTQGSRGLVKGVWTVDFASKTAKWVIMINGDKKPDGSKYSMENVAITDTFPQGGLEFVPDSVIIEADGEVVPETNYEVKYDNNKRNGFIIQFLKPVDTTYTILYETKFNIDWLKERNLDFMNRASMTWIEEGKKKELKDRDASFGADDYMKNNGGKDGSYDPIGKEITWNIKMNYNLDSFDKAIVTDVLKHDQKLVPNSVKVYEMKLTGERNGVAKGNEVPASQYKLTEPSEANGNQLSIHFTSPISSAYWIEFRTSLQGALIVKDIHNTAELWNGSDKAATWNGSVAVPHGGEYVKKSGAQNGNKIDWSIRINEGQSHISNATIIDYPSVNQVLIEDSFHLYATKVNADGKTVKAEELTKGEDYTLTVIRLDGDQEMFELKFMKDISTAYILEYQSFITAEDKEAVQNKVALQGDQLKTELRETTEEIIVRTSSGSGSGGGVTGSLEVTKVDRDDKTKLLAGAKFALYDKAGKRTPIVKTTDADGKILFTKLLYDDYILEELAAPEGYKIEQATWSVTIDSSITSEGNVKKITVTNYKEEPVKPGEPSEPTDPGNPGNPGNPSNPGSPGNPSNPSDPGTPNHPTEGQPPITPSNPGTPPGEVELADEDIPRGEPELQKSEPEKSEPEKPALQTPGSKTPTSEISVSTLPKTGEASRYPFYLAGLGLIALGVWLGRKRITLKQ is encoded by the coding sequence ATGAAGAAAAAAATAAGTGGAATCATTGTGGCCCTGCTGCTTCTGATTCAATCGCTGTTTGGCGTATCCACCTGGACGGCCAATGCATCGGCAAGCGTGCAGGAAACAGTGCAAGAAGCCGTACAGGAAACTGTACAAGAAACCGTGCAGGAAAGTGTGCAGGAATCAGAGTATGGAAAGACGGATGACATCTATGACTCGTCGGCGCCTGTCGCCGATACAGAGAGTATTTTAACAAAAGTTGTGTTAACCGACATGAATGGTACCGTGATTGATGCGACTTATAATCCGGACGGCAACCTGGACATTGGTGCAGCTGTCAATCTAAGCTACGAATGGGAGCTTTCGAACGGACACGGCTATAAGAGCGGGGATATATTTACCTTCGAGCTGCCGTCTCAGTTTGAGATTTTTACGGACATTGACGCACCGCTCGTAGCCGATCAAGGCGAAGTTGGCAGATTTACGGTCGATCAGAACGGGAAAGTTGTCATGACTTTCAACGATTATGTTGAGAGCCATTCCAATGTAAGCGGCAAGCTGGAAATTCGCACCGAGTTTACAAAGGAAATCATTGAGGGAAGTACAGAAATCATTATTGCCATTCAGATAAAAAGCGGAGTCCAGACCATTATCGTGAATCTGAAACCCCAGGGTGGAAAGCTGATCGATAAGCAAGGGACAGCAATTGGCAAGGACCGGATTGATTGGACGGTTCAGGTCAACAAGTCGCTGGATAAAATCAAGCATGCGGTCATCACGGACGTAATGCCTGAAGGATTGGAACTCATCGCCGATTCTGTAGAGGTTTACCACTTGCAGGTTAACGGCCACGGATCAACGGTCCTTGGCGATAAGGTAGAGGCCGGCAAGTATACGGTTGAAACGGACGGCGCCGCCAAACTGGTGCTTGCGTTCCAGGATGAGACAATCAGCAAAGCCTACGAGATTCGCTTTTCGACGAAGCTTACTAACGAGCAGTTGCAATTTGAGAACACTGCTGCGCTGTCTGGCGACGGGATGGAAGATACCCATTCGACCGCTACGGTAACGGTGAACCGCGGTGAATTTTTGGAAAAATGGTATAACCAGGATATGGACACAGGAATCATCGCTTGGACTGTGAAATACAATTTCAGCGAGAAGAAGATTCCGAGAGACCAAGCGGTCATCACGGATGAATTCAGTGAGATCCATATATTGGTTGACGATTCGCTGAAGGTGTACAAAGGGGACTCGACCGATGTCAAAGATTTGCTTTCAACGGATGAATACACCGCTACAATAGGTACGAACGGATTCAAACTCGAATTCAAGAAAGATATCGATTCTCCGTATACGGTCGTTTACCAAACGAAGCCGGTCGATCGGACGATTGCTGATGGGCAGCAGGTAAAAAACAAGGTCGTATCGGGTGAATCCTTTAAAGAAGTAGTAACCCCGACCCAAGGAAGCCGCGGTCTGGTCAAAGGAGTCTGGACAGTCGATTTTGCCAGCAAAACGGCGAAGTGGGTTATTATGATCAACGGCGATAAAAAGCCGGACGGCAGCAAGTACAGCATGGAGAATGTAGCCATTACGGATACGTTCCCGCAAGGCGGCCTCGAATTCGTTCCGGATTCAGTGATCATAGAAGCGGACGGGGAAGTCGTTCCTGAGACTAATTATGAGGTCAAGTACGATAATAATAAACGTAACGGATTTATAATCCAGTTCTTAAAGCCCGTTGACACCACGTATACGATCTTGTATGAAACGAAGTTTAACATCGACTGGCTGAAGGAACGCAATCTGGACTTTATGAACAGAGCCTCCATGACGTGGATCGAGGAAGGCAAGAAAAAAGAGCTGAAAGATCGGGATGCAAGCTTCGGCGCCGACGACTATATGAAAAACAACGGTGGCAAAGACGGCAGCTACGACCCTATTGGTAAAGAGATTACCTGGAACATCAAGATGAACTACAATCTCGACTCGTTTGACAAAGCGATCGTAACGGATGTTCTGAAACATGATCAGAAGCTTGTACCAAATTCGGTTAAGGTATACGAGATGAAACTGACAGGGGAACGGAATGGTGTTGCAAAGGGCAATGAGGTTCCAGCTTCTCAATATAAGTTGACGGAACCGTCTGAAGCGAACGGAAACCAATTGTCCATTCATTTTACCAGCCCAATCTCATCCGCATACTGGATCGAGTTCAGAACATCGCTGCAAGGCGCGCTGATCGTCAAGGATATTCATAATACCGCTGAGCTGTGGAACGGCAGTGATAAAGCGGCCACATGGAACGGCAGCGTAGCGGTTCCACACGGCGGCGAATATGTGAAGAAAAGCGGTGCCCAAAACGGAAACAAAATCGATTGGTCGATTCGAATCAATGAAGGCCAGTCGCATATTTCCAACGCCACAATTATCGATTATCCAAGTGTGAACCAAGTTTTGATCGAGGATTCATTTCATCTGTATGCAACCAAAGTCAATGCAGACGGTAAAACTGTCAAAGCTGAAGAGTTGACAAAAGGCGAGGACTACACGTTAACCGTTATAAGGCTTGACGGAGATCAAGAGATGTTTGAATTAAAGTTCATGAAAGACATCTCCACGGCTTATATTTTGGAATATCAATCATTCATTACTGCTGAAGATAAAGAAGCAGTACAGAATAAAGTTGCGCTTCAAGGAGATCAGCTGAAGACTGAACTAAGGGAAACGACGGAAGAGATTATTGTCCGTACTTCCTCTGGTTCAGGGTCGGGAGGCGGCGTAACGGGCAGCCTGGAAGTGACAAAGGTTGACCGTGATGATAAGACGAAGCTGCTGGCCGGAGCGAAGTTCGCGCTTTACGATAAAGCGGGCAAACGGACGCCGATCGTAAAAACAACGGATGCGGACGGCAAAATCCTGTTTACGAAGCTGCTGTATGACGACTATATTTTAGAGGAGCTGGCAGCTCCAGAAGGATATAAGATCGAGCAGGCGACGTGGAGCGTAACGATCGACTCCAGTATTACGAGCGAAGGCAATGTGAAGAAAATAACCGTAACGAACTATAAGGAAGAGCCTGTTAAACCTGGCGAGCCTTCAGAACCAACCGACCCAGGGAATCCTGGAAATCCAGGCAATCCATCGAATCCGGGAAGTCCCGGCAATCCGAGCAATCCATCGGATCCAGGAACACCGAATCATCCGACAGAGGGACAGCCTCCGATAACTCCATCCAATCCTGGGACGCCGCCTGGCGAAGTAGAATTGGCGGATGAAGACATCCCAAGAGGCGAACCGGAACTACAGAAATCGGAACCGGAGAAGTCGGAACCGGAGAAGCCGGCATTACAAACGCCGGGATCGAAAACTCCGACATCGGAGATTTCAGTATCGACGCTTCCGAAAACGGGTGAAGCAAGCCGTTATCCGTTCTATTTGGCGGGACTCGGACTGATCGCTCTAGGTGTATGGTTAGGCCGCAAACGGATAACTTTGAAACAATAA